In a single window of the Pontibacter russatus genome:
- a CDS encoding SusD/RagB family nutrient-binding outer membrane lipoprotein — MIKIKKYAALALIAALGGISYSCEKDFDEINTSQTVVDDPDIKFLLAYAEDRVASYQGTEWIWESLEQLFRYTQHMSASPFELSDNVNTRYSAYYNEILPNLFEIRRQIEAKPDKDRYQKAAAVTYVLQVLHGLKVTDMNGSIPYTEAVQGRYDAMYSPKYDAQKELLDTWLVELDRAIGALGNNSLTDQESYGTSDIYYQGDYTKWAKLANTLKLRIAVRYQNQDAAKAQAIFQEVMQDETGPIVADEEQLSYRNTNFSPFNPSDIDYRSRRFGSLSLVGFMKEAEDPRLPVYFDANDLTGSFRDSLDKYNVQLPAFIDPSDPLIMYQGGPADWTTRPEIAAYMSAPLEVGPLRYNLISTINRRFFSPRLDNASGNFVHVLVTHAETCFYIAEFIQKGYGGGIDTKGTAAEWYEQGIASSIRTMNEIAREAGSATAFSEDNAEAAIQAYIEGPEVKLNGENDLERIYIQQYINFYRLANEAFVFVRRTGYPAYGSDYYSREPFNEPIPRRFWLIDPGELNRENWSDALTEQGFTLGSRDLNVLSQERVWYDKPAPDFGEGGQ; from the coding sequence ATGATAAAGATAAAGAAATATGCGGCGCTCGCGCTCATTGCCGCTTTGGGGGGCATCTCTTACTCCTGCGAGAAAGACTTCGATGAGATAAACACCAGCCAGACCGTAGTCGATGATCCGGATATAAAATTCCTGCTGGCCTACGCCGAGGACCGGGTTGCGTCTTACCAGGGCACCGAGTGGATATGGGAGAGCCTGGAGCAGCTTTTCCGGTACACCCAGCATATGAGCGCCAGCCCCTTTGAGCTTTCAGATAACGTAAACACCCGCTACAGCGCTTACTACAACGAAATCCTGCCAAACCTTTTTGAGATTCGGCGGCAGATAGAGGCAAAGCCGGACAAGGACAGGTATCAGAAGGCGGCCGCCGTCACCTATGTGCTGCAGGTGCTGCATGGCCTGAAGGTGACGGACATGAACGGCTCCATTCCTTACACCGAAGCGGTGCAGGGGCGCTACGATGCCATGTACAGCCCGAAATATGACGCGCAGAAGGAATTGCTCGACACCTGGCTGGTCGAGCTGGACAGGGCCATCGGCGCGCTTGGCAACAATTCGCTGACTGATCAGGAATCCTATGGCACCTCCGACATCTATTACCAGGGCGACTACACCAAGTGGGCGAAGCTGGCCAACACGCTGAAACTGCGGATTGCCGTGCGCTACCAGAACCAGGATGCAGCGAAAGCCCAGGCAATTTTCCAGGAGGTCATGCAGGACGAAACCGGGCCGATTGTGGCAGACGAGGAGCAACTGTCGTACCGGAACACAAACTTCTCGCCCTTCAACCCCAGCGACATAGACTACCGCAGCCGCAGGTTTGGCAGCCTCTCGCTGGTCGGTTTCATGAAGGAGGCAGAAGACCCCCGGTTGCCCGTGTACTTCGATGCGAACGACCTGACAGGAAGCTTCCGCGATTCGCTCGACAAATACAACGTGCAACTCCCAGCCTTCATTGACCCCAGCGATCCGCTGATCATGTACCAGGGCGGCCCTGCCGACTGGACCACGAGGCCGGAGATAGCCGCCTATATGAGCGCACCGCTGGAGGTGGGTCCGCTCCGGTACAACCTGATATCGACCATCAACCGGCGCTTCTTTTCGCCGCGCCTCGACAACGCCAGCGGCAACTTCGTGCATGTGTTGGTAACGCACGCGGAGACCTGCTTCTATATAGCCGAGTTTATCCAGAAAGGCTATGGCGGCGGCATTGACACGAAAGGAACGGCGGCAGAGTGGTACGAGCAGGGCATCGCCTCCTCCATCCGGACCATGAACGAGATTGCGCGGGAGGCAGGCTCTGCCACCGCCTTTTCGGAAGATAACGCAGAGGCCGCCATTCAGGCCTATATAGAAGGCCCGGAGGTGAAACTGAACGGGGAGAACGATCTGGAGCGCATTTACATACAGCAGTACATCAACTTCTACCGCCTGGCAAACGAGGCTTTTGTGTTTGTGCGCAGAACAGGGTACCCTGCCTACGGCTCTGATTACTACAGCCGGGAGCCGTTCAACGAGCCGATTCCGCGTCGTTTCTGGCTGATCGACCCGGGCGAGCTGAACCGCGAAAACTGGTCTGACGCCTTAACGGAGCAAGGCTTTACCCTCGGCAGCAGAGATTTGAATGTGCTGAGCCAGGAGCGGGTGTGGTACGACAAGCCCGCGCCGGACTTTGGCGAGGGGGGGCAGTAA
- a CDS encoding low molecular weight phosphatase family protein: protein MELYPPLNATVQELEQEFHLIQTERKQRLQQLTAYIQQKQAQDLPVQLNFICTHNSRRSHMAQLWGLAAATHYAIPYIACFSGGTEATAFNQNAVKAMQRLGFRIDKGSDAANPVYQACYAPNVPPAQVWSKVVTDAANPATAFAAIMTCTDADQNCPFVPGTELRLALPFEDPKAFDGTPEEEEKYLERARQIGRELLYAFHQLKKK, encoded by the coding sequence ATGGAATTATATCCCCCACTAAACGCAACCGTGCAGGAACTGGAGCAGGAGTTCCACCTGATTCAGACAGAGAGGAAGCAGCGCCTGCAACAGCTGACGGCCTATATACAACAGAAGCAGGCGCAGGACCTGCCGGTGCAACTGAATTTTATCTGCACCCACAACTCCCGGAGAAGCCATATGGCCCAACTGTGGGGATTGGCCGCCGCCACGCATTATGCTATTCCATATATAGCGTGCTTCTCGGGTGGCACGGAGGCAACGGCCTTTAACCAAAATGCCGTGAAAGCGATGCAGCGGCTGGGCTTTCGCATCGATAAGGGCAGTGATGCAGCGAACCCTGTTTACCAGGCCTGTTACGCCCCGAATGTACCGCCAGCGCAGGTTTGGTCTAAAGTAGTGACGGACGCCGCGAACCCCGCTACCGCCTTCGCCGCCATCATGACCTGCACCGACGCCGACCAGAACTGCCCCTTTGTCCCCGGCACCGAGCTCCGCCTCGCCCTTCCTTTCGAAGACCCGAAAGCATTCGACGGTACCCCAGAGGAAGAAGAAAAGTATCTGGAGCGGGCACGGCAGATAGGACGTGAGTTGCTGTATGCATTTCACCAGTTAAAGAAGAAGTAG
- a CDS encoding alpha-L-fucosidase, protein MSTYKKAASAKAVALLLLTMGAATPLQAQTDNLHRQSASYEAPTDPLVLKKLDKWQDQKFGMIIHWGLYAVPGIIESWALCSEDWIERDSTIAYPDFKEWYWGLNKEFNPVNFSPEQWASAAKAGGMRYLVFTTKHHDGFNMFDTKQTDFKITNGPFGSNPRANVAKHVFDAFRKEGFMIGAYFSKPDWHSEYFWWPKYATPNRNVNYDIRKHPWRWKQYQQFTYNQISELMHDYGSMDILWLDGGWVRPLHTVNDEVRSWGAPIPEFSQEVDMPAIATMAREAQPGLLIVDRTVHGPYENYQTPEQRVPEHQINNPWESCMTLGNNWGYVPGDDFKSPTKVIHTLVEVVAKGGSLLLGVGPKPDGTLPEDAVKRLAAVGKWLDANGEAIYNTRATAHYQDGSTYFTEGKKGQRYAIACLPEGGAVPRTIEWTGNSPRKGSKIKLLQNGKAVKWTKDGDKVKVHLPASLAKEKGAYPALAFAFTAE, encoded by the coding sequence TTGAGTACATACAAAAAAGCAGCTTCGGCGAAGGCGGTTGCTTTGCTGCTTTTAACCATGGGTGCCGCTACCCCTTTACAGGCCCAGACGGACAACCTGCACCGCCAGTCTGCCAGCTACGAGGCGCCCACCGACCCGCTGGTGCTGAAAAAACTGGACAAGTGGCAGGATCAGAAGTTCGGGATGATCATCCACTGGGGCCTATATGCGGTGCCGGGCATCATCGAGTCGTGGGCCCTGTGCTCCGAAGACTGGATTGAGCGCGACAGCACCATCGCCTACCCCGATTTCAAGGAATGGTACTGGGGGCTGAACAAAGAGTTTAACCCGGTCAACTTTAGCCCGGAGCAGTGGGCAAGCGCCGCCAAAGCGGGAGGCATGCGTTACCTGGTGTTCACCACCAAGCACCATGACGGGTTCAACATGTTCGACACGAAGCAGACGGACTTCAAAATCACGAACGGGCCTTTCGGCAGCAACCCACGCGCCAATGTGGCAAAGCATGTGTTTGACGCATTCCGGAAAGAGGGTTTCATGATAGGGGCCTATTTCTCGAAGCCGGACTGGCACTCGGAGTATTTCTGGTGGCCAAAGTACGCCACCCCGAACCGCAACGTGAACTACGACATCCGCAAGCACCCCTGGCGCTGGAAGCAGTACCAGCAATTTACCTACAACCAGATCAGTGAACTGATGCACGACTATGGCTCGATGGACATCCTGTGGCTGGACGGCGGCTGGGTAAGGCCGCTGCACACGGTAAACGACGAGGTGCGTTCCTGGGGCGCTCCCATACCCGAGTTCAGCCAGGAGGTAGACATGCCCGCCATTGCCACCATGGCGCGGGAGGCGCAGCCGGGGCTGCTGATCGTGGACCGCACCGTGCACGGCCCTTACGAGAACTACCAGACGCCAGAGCAGCGGGTGCCGGAGCATCAGATCAACAACCCCTGGGAAAGCTGCATGACCCTCGGAAACAACTGGGGCTATGTGCCGGGAGACGATTTCAAGTCTCCCACCAAAGTCATACACACCCTGGTGGAAGTAGTAGCCAAAGGGGGAAGCCTCTTGCTGGGCGTGGGCCCGAAGCCGGACGGAACGCTGCCGGAAGATGCGGTAAAGCGGCTGGCGGCTGTCGGGAAATGGCTTGATGCGAATGGCGAGGCCATCTATAACACGCGGGCCACAGCACATTACCAGGATGGCAGCACCTACTTCACCGAAGGGAAGAAGGGCCAGCGCTATGCCATTGCCTGCCTGCCAGAAGGCGGAGCCGTACCGAGAACAATTGAGTGGACAGGGAATTCCCCAAGGAAGGGGAGTAAAATAAAGCTTCTGCAGAACGGGAAGGCCGTGAAGTGGACAAAGGATGGAGACAAAGTGAAAGTACACTTGCCTGCCTCTCTGGCGAAGGAAAAAGGAGCCTATCCTGCTTTGGCTTTCGCCTTCACGGCTGAGTAG